A genomic window from Sulfurimonas paralvinellae includes:
- a CDS encoding type II secretion system protein: MKRAGFTMIELIFVIVILGILAAVAIPKLAATRDDAKIASMATNVNQIVSDATAHYTGTGDLNVSNTTQWKAVTNVEQNSGDYVFTANKVTYNNKANGTLCGQIDYTPPVGGTPASLTVTAKNVTDPICAGVNNRLGLTAVDANNSVTLGGSSVTF, encoded by the coding sequence ATGAAAAGAGCTGGTTTTACAATGATCGAATTGATCTTCGTTATCGTTATTTTAGGTATTTTAGCAGCAGTTGCTATTCCAAAACTTGCAGCAACACGTGATGATGCGAAAATTGCATCAATGGCTACAAATGTTAACCAAATTGTTAGTGATGCAACAGCACACTATACAGGTACAGGTGATTTGAATGTATCGAATACGACACAGTGGAAAGCTGTTACTAATGTTGAACAGAACAGTGGAGACTATGTGTTTACTGCAAATAAAGTAACATATAATAATAAAGCAAATGGTACTTTATGTGGTCAAATTGACTACACGCCACCAGTAGGCGGAACACCTGCTAGCTTAACTGTAACAGCTAAGAATGTTACGGATCCTATTTGTGCAGGTGTAAACAACAGACTTGGTTTAACTGCTGTTGATGCAAATAATTCAGTAACTCTTGGTGGTTCGTCTGTAACTTTCTAA
- a CDS encoding peptidoglycan D,D-transpeptidase FtsI family protein, translating to MTERNKSKKILLLYVLISLAFLVFLSVMLLTVIKQRHMPSIYAKESSRAQRGNIISADGFHIATTKKLYKAVVDTRYIDPQKRELFIKLFSIYSGMSPKAIKKRLSRRKGVVVLSYNVPQIQAQYLKKLSYELRRFKVFLALKNPRTGLRSVHGLSVIESGESREYPYGRLLTPIIGYPHKIEDNGYTSIRGVKGLERRFDADLAARQDGFSRGKRDVNSYIILNKESFTKPKINGLDIKLTIPVSLQIRMEKLLDNAKTELEAKQIMLAIMDSSTGKVYAMASSNRYLPKSIHKSDYPSLNSGMIEYSFEPGSVLKPITFSLLLEHKLVNPYDLVNGHNGRFKMGRKVITDEHKFDWLSAENVIVYSSNIGIAQLAQKLSGYEFNNGLKRFGFAQKSTPDLIYEKVGSIPSSKRLENEIYKATCAYGYGIRANLMQLMRAYSVFNNNGKMVTPQIVAGFIDEYHQEKKIDPVEAQTVLRSATAARVKKILIKTVNKGTGKKAITPGLIIGGKTGTAHIVEKGKYIHKYNTAFMGFANDKQHKYTIGVIVIQPKKSHFAAQTAVPVFKKAIDIMIEEGYLKPDIVQ from the coding sequence ATGACTGAGCGCAATAAAAGCAAGAAGATACTCCTTCTTTACGTACTCATTTCTCTCGCATTTTTAGTATTTTTAAGTGTGATGCTGCTTACTGTCATCAAGCAGCGTCATATGCCCTCCATCTATGCAAAAGAGAGCTCACGTGCCCAACGCGGCAACATCATTTCCGCTGACGGTTTTCATATAGCTACGACAAAAAAACTCTACAAAGCCGTTGTCGACACGCGCTACATCGACCCTCAAAAAAGAGAGCTTTTCATAAAGCTCTTCAGTATCTACTCCGGTATGAGTCCAAAAGCGATCAAAAAACGTCTCTCACGCAGAAAAGGTGTTGTCGTTCTTAGCTATAACGTTCCACAGATTCAGGCACAGTATCTTAAAAAACTCTCTTATGAACTGCGTCGTTTCAAAGTTTTCTTGGCACTCAAAAATCCGCGAACAGGTCTGCGTTCTGTCCATGGTCTCAGTGTCATTGAAAGTGGTGAGAGCAGAGAGTATCCTTACGGCAGACTCCTCACGCCAATCATCGGCTATCCACATAAAATTGAAGATAACGGCTATACATCCATCCGTGGTGTTAAAGGCTTGGAGAGAAGATTTGATGCCGATCTAGCAGCCAGACAAGATGGATTTTCTCGAGGTAAAAGAGATGTTAACAGTTACATCATTCTCAACAAAGAGAGTTTTACAAAACCTAAAATCAACGGTCTTGACATCAAACTTACTATTCCTGTCTCACTGCAAATTCGTATGGAAAAACTGCTTGACAATGCTAAAACAGAACTCGAAGCAAAACAGATTATGCTTGCAATTATGGACTCTTCTACAGGAAAGGTCTACGCTATGGCAAGCTCGAACAGATACCTGCCAAAATCAATTCACAAGAGTGATTACCCTTCACTCAATTCTGGTATGATAGAGTACAGTTTTGAGCCGGGAAGTGTTTTAAAACCCATCACTTTTTCACTGCTGCTTGAACATAAACTTGTCAATCCGTATGATCTTGTCAATGGTCATAACGGACGTTTTAAGATGGGGCGTAAAGTTATCACCGATGAGCATAAATTTGACTGGTTAAGTGCCGAGAACGTCATTGTCTACTCATCCAACATCGGTATCGCGCAACTTGCACAGAAGCTCTCAGGTTATGAGTTTAACAATGGACTCAAACGTTTCGGTTTTGCTCAGAAATCCACACCTGATCTGATCTATGAAAAAGTTGGTTCCATCCCATCTTCAAAACGCCTTGAAAATGAGATATACAAAGCAACCTGTGCCTACGGCTACGGAATTCGGGCTAATCTTATGCAGTTGATGCGCGCCTATTCTGTCTTTAACAACAACGGAAAAATGGTTACTCCACAGATTGTAGCAGGCTTCATAGATGAGTATCATCAGGAGAAAAAGATCGACCCCGTTGAGGCACAAACTGTCCTGCGCAGTGCAACGGCTGCACGTGTCAAAAAGATACTCATTAAAACCGTCAATAAAGGAACAGGGAAAAAAGCTATCACGCCAGGTCTTATCATTGGCGGTAAAACCGGAACGGCTCATATTGTTGAAAAAGGAAAATATATCCATAAATACAACACTGCTTTTATGGGTTTTGCCAATGACAAGCAGCACAAATATACCATTGGCGTCATAGTCATACAGCCTAAAAAAAGTCACTTTGCCGCACAGACTGCCGTTCCTGTCTTTAAAAAAGCGATCGATATTATGATTGAAGAGGGATATTTAAAGCCAGACATTGTCCAGTAA
- a CDS encoding primosomal protein N', translated as MYYYKLSIIGSPLEPFTYHSSKILQRGAEVSVEFNKRIKRTVVLETCIKPEFDTSEIIEVHEEYYSEKQFALAQFISSYYICSLGDVLALMTPFSTSVSDENSVDWECGKQFSIELSRKQNQALNFLKQHKVSLLFGDTGSGKTEVYMKYFEEILAMGKRALFLMPEISLTPQMSERLKVHFGDLFVIWHSKLTPLQKKKALQKIYSGEAKIIAGARSCLFLPVKNLGLIVVDEEHDESYKSSSRPRYNARDIAIYMGKLYDIPVALGSATPSLSSYVKFPHARLKGGHFVSQKEFVYEKAPESLTPLIENSLRETLEKEEQSIVFLPTRANFKYLVCGDCGHAFKCAFCSVGMSLHQHSRALKCHYCNFTQAIPQVCPQCQSSHLVSSRLGTAEAVKNIQEFLPHARIEQFDRDTITTANKLKKALKRFNDKESDILVGTQMLSKGHDYHDVTLAVVLGMDNMLNMGDYRAREKALSSLIQVAGRSGRAKDAHVIVQTFNEDFFKSYIENYELFLEDEKVFREELYPPFKKLCRILFAHKNGAKAQEAMREMEANLRAFSNVEIVGAKKCAIEKVANKYRFEILLRADKSTDIIKAVKTSKVALAEVDMDPIEFG; from the coding sequence TTGTACTACTATAAACTTTCCATTATAGGCTCCCCTCTGGAGCCTTTTACCTATCATTCATCAAAAATTTTACAAAGAGGGGCAGAAGTATCTGTCGAATTTAATAAACGTATAAAGAGAACTGTCGTACTTGAAACATGCATAAAGCCTGAATTTGATACATCTGAGATTATAGAAGTTCATGAGGAATACTATAGTGAAAAGCAGTTTGCTCTTGCTCAGTTTATTTCCTCGTATTATATCTGCTCACTTGGCGATGTCTTAGCCTTGATGACACCTTTTTCTACTTCTGTTAGTGATGAAAATTCTGTAGATTGGGAGTGTGGAAAGCAGTTCTCAATTGAACTCTCACGCAAGCAAAACCAAGCACTTAATTTTTTAAAACAGCACAAAGTCTCCCTTCTCTTTGGTGATACCGGAAGCGGCAAGACTGAAGTCTATATGAAGTATTTTGAAGAGATCTTAGCCATGGGAAAAAGAGCTCTTTTCCTTATGCCTGAGATATCACTCACGCCGCAGATGTCAGAGCGCCTTAAAGTACATTTTGGAGATTTATTCGTCATATGGCACTCGAAACTCACACCTTTACAGAAAAAAAAGGCCCTACAGAAAATTTACAGCGGTGAAGCAAAAATCATTGCCGGAGCGCGTTCTTGCCTCTTTTTACCTGTGAAGAATTTAGGGCTTATTGTCGTTGATGAAGAGCATGATGAGAGTTACAAATCATCTTCACGCCCGCGTTACAACGCCCGTGATATAGCTATCTATATGGGAAAACTGTATGATATTCCTGTTGCGCTTGGCTCGGCGACACCTTCACTGAGTTCCTATGTAAAGTTTCCTCACGCGAGGCTTAAAGGTGGGCATTTTGTATCACAAAAAGAGTTTGTGTACGAAAAGGCTCCCGAGTCTTTGACGCCGCTTATTGAGAACAGTCTGCGTGAGACCTTGGAAAAAGAGGAACAGTCCATTGTCTTTCTGCCGACCCGGGCAAATTTCAAGTATCTAGTCTGCGGCGATTGCGGCCATGCTTTTAAATGTGCTTTTTGCAGTGTTGGCATGAGTCTGCATCAGCACTCTCGGGCGTTGAAGTGCCACTACTGTAACTTCACGCAGGCGATTCCGCAGGTCTGTCCCCAGTGCCAGAGCTCACACTTGGTGAGTTCGCGACTTGGAACGGCTGAAGCTGTCAAGAACATTCAAGAGTTTCTACCTCACGCAAGAATAGAACAGTTTGATAGAGATACCATTACAACAGCGAACAAACTCAAAAAGGCACTCAAGCGCTTTAATGACAAAGAGAGTGATATCTTAGTGGGAACGCAGATGCTCTCTAAAGGACATGATTATCATGATGTTACACTTGCAGTTGTCTTGGGAATGGATAATATGCTTAACATGGGAGATTATCGTGCCCGTGAAAAAGCACTCTCATCCCTCATTCAGGTTGCCGGACGCAGTGGACGTGCCAAAGATGCTCATGTTATTGTGCAGACCTTCAATGAAGATTTTTTTAAAAGTTATATTGAAAATTATGAACTATTTTTGGAAGATGAAAAAGTTTTTCGTGAGGAGTTATATCCGCCGTTTAAAAAGTTATGCCGCATATTGTTTGCTCATAAAAACGGTGCAAAGGCACAGGAAGCTATGCGTGAGATGGAAGCCAATCTACGTGCATTCTCAAATGTGGAAATAGTCGGGGCTAAAAAATGTGCCATAGAGAAAGTGGCCAATAAATACCGCTTTGAGATACTGCTGCGAGCCGATAAAAGTACCGATATCATCAAGGCTGTCAAAACATCAAAGGTAGCTTTAGCCGAAGTGGATATGGACCCTATAGAATTTGGTTGA
- the prfB gene encoding peptide chain release factor 2, with protein sequence MDNYEYTELLKNITTKMHNITGVVEPQKIEARLREIEDLENDPEFWNDAANAAKIQKEKTQLSRKLEKYNIAKSAVEDAKDLYEMAKEENDEESLLSLYEDAPQLEEQIRAMEIEVLLSGESDSSNAILSIHPGAGGTESQDWAEMLLRMYKRWAERHDFKVEVLDYQTGEEAGIKDATILIKGDNAYGYLKVENGIHRLVRISPFDSNAKRHTSFSSVMVSPEIDDDIDIVIEDKDIRIDTYRASGAGGQHVNKTESAIRITHIPTGVVVQCQNDRSQHKNKATAMKMLKSRLYELELEEQKAKEAGIAKSDIGWGHQIRSYVMQPYQQVKDTRSNEAYSNVSAILDGDLDKMIEGVLIAQNKQ encoded by the coding sequence ATGGATAACTACGAATACACAGAACTTTTAAAAAACATCACAACGAAGATGCATAACATTACCGGCGTTGTCGAACCGCAAAAGATAGAAGCACGGCTGCGTGAGATAGAAGATCTTGAAAATGATCCTGAGTTTTGGAACGATGCTGCAAATGCCGCCAAAATTCAAAAAGAAAAAACCCAGCTCTCACGCAAGCTTGAAAAGTACAACATTGCCAAGTCTGCCGTAGAAGATGCCAAAGACCTTTACGAAATGGCTAAAGAGGAAAATGATGAAGAGTCACTTCTCTCACTTTATGAAGATGCCCCACAGCTTGAGGAACAGATTCGTGCTATGGAGATAGAAGTACTGCTCAGCGGCGAAAGCGATAGCAGCAATGCCATTCTCTCAATCCATCCAGGTGCCGGAGGAACAGAGTCTCAGGATTGGGCGGAGATGCTGCTGCGAATGTATAAACGATGGGCGGAGCGACACGATTTTAAAGTAGAAGTTCTTGATTATCAAACAGGAGAAGAAGCGGGCATTAAAGATGCCACCATACTCATAAAAGGTGACAATGCCTACGGATACCTCAAAGTCGAAAACGGCATACACAGACTTGTTCGCATCTCTCCGTTTGACTCCAATGCGAAGCGTCATACCTCTTTCTCTTCCGTTATGGTCTCTCCTGAGATTGATGACGATATTGATATCGTCATAGAAGACAAAGATATCCGTATAGATACCTACAGAGCAAGCGGTGCCGGCGGACAGCATGTCAATAAAACAGAATCAGCCATTCGTATAACGCATATCCCGACAGGTGTTGTGGTACAGTGTCAAAATGATAGAAGCCAGCATAAAAACAAAGCGACTGCCATGAAGATGTTAAAGTCTCGCCTTTATGAGCTTGAACTCGAAGAACAAAAAGCAAAAGAAGCAGGTATAGCTAAAAGTGACATAGGATGGGGACATCAAATTCGCTCATATGTTATGCAGCCTTATCAACAGGTCAAAGACACAAGAAGCAATGAGGCCTACTCAAATGTCTCCGCTATTTTGGATGGAGATTTGGACAAGATGATAGAGGGTGTTCTAATCGCACAGAATAAACAATAA
- the flgB gene encoding flagellar basal body rod protein FlgB: MSIEISKTHSLLARAMDFRAARQDMISSNIANVDTPNYRPRDIRFEEALMAQKNELYKNHTNELQMARTNGRHLTPQEEKSSVKPSLYFRDGHMARNDGNSVDLDVETTEMSKNSVMFNALVMANKKDTAIFRSVIDASAKIN, translated from the coding sequence ATGAGCATAGAGATCTCTAAAACACATTCACTTTTGGCACGTGCAATGGACTTTCGAGCAGCTCGTCAAGATATGATATCTTCCAATATCGCCAATGTTGATACACCGAATTACAGACCGCGTGACATTCGTTTTGAAGAAGCGCTTATGGCTCAAAAAAATGAACTCTACAAAAACCATACAAATGAACTGCAAATGGCACGCACGAACGGCAGACATTTAACGCCACAAGAAGAGAAAAGTTCAGTAAAACCCTCTCTCTACTTTCGAGACGGTCATATGGCACGCAATGACGGCAATTCTGTTGATTTGGATGTAGAAACGACAGAAATGAGTAAAAACTCTGTTATGTTCAATGCACTTGTCATGGCAAACAAAAAAGATACGGCAATCTTTCGAAGTGTCATCGATGCTTCGGCAAAAATAAACTAA
- the flgC gene encoding flagellar basal body rod protein FlgC, with translation MSNFLNSFDISGYGLSAQRVRVNTISSNIANAQTTRTDEGGPYRRKEVVFKAVNFNDVYNDMIADETNKAGYEDPLDENQFGKKVNPAIMSVIVDKVVRDDSKPLMKYEPNHPDADANGYVAYPNINPVVEMADLVEATRSYQANVAAFQSAKDMASSAISLLQ, from the coding sequence ATGAGCAACTTTCTCAACAGCTTTGACATCAGCGGCTATGGACTCTCCGCACAACGAGTCCGTGTCAATACCATCTCAAGCAATATAGCAAATGCGCAGACGACACGAACGGATGAAGGCGGACCTTACCGACGTAAAGAGGTTGTCTTTAAAGCCGTGAATTTCAATGATGTCTATAATGACATGATAGCCGATGAAACAAACAAGGCAGGCTATGAAGATCCTTTGGATGAAAATCAATTTGGCAAAAAGGTAAATCCTGCTATAATGAGCGTAATAGTTGATAAGGTCGTGCGTGATGATTCCAAACCGCTTATGAAATACGAGCCGAATCATCCCGATGCCGATGCAAACGGTTACGTAGCCTATCCTAACATTAATCCTGTTGTGGAAATGGCCGATCTAGTAGAGGCGACACGCTCCTATCAGGCAAATGTTGCTGCATTTCAAAGTGCAAAAGATATGGCGAGTTCCGCTATATCGTTATTACAATAA
- the panC gene encoding pantoate--beta-alanine ligase, protein MKIISSALELKQYLREQNGTIGYVPTMGALHEGHITLIKEARKSDEIVVVSIFVNPTQFLEGEDLDKYPRRDEADKKICELAGVDVLFMPHAKELYFDDEVKVCAPNVRGYVLEGATRPGHFSGVLRVVMKLLNIVNPTNAYFGKKDAQQLHLIELMVKHYFLNVNIVPVDTVRDSDGLALSSRNVYLSKEQREEALKIPKSLYKASSLVSQGVLDVEEIKEEMLQILKPLEIGYVAILSREFNVLQRVEIGNTVILVEALVGKTRLLDNVWL, encoded by the coding sequence ATGAAGATTATTTCCTCTGCATTAGAATTAAAACAATATCTGCGTGAGCAAAACGGCACGATTGGCTATGTACCGACGATGGGTGCTCTGCATGAAGGGCATATTACGCTCATAAAAGAGGCGCGAAAGAGTGATGAGATAGTTGTTGTTTCCATCTTTGTGAATCCTACACAGTTTTTAGAGGGTGAAGATCTTGACAAATATCCGCGCCGTGATGAAGCCGATAAAAAGATATGCGAATTAGCGGGTGTGGATGTGCTTTTTATGCCTCACGCAAAGGAACTTTATTTTGATGACGAAGTGAAGGTCTGTGCACCAAATGTTCGTGGTTATGTTCTTGAAGGTGCTACGCGTCCCGGACACTTTTCGGGAGTCCTTCGTGTTGTGATGAAACTCTTAAATATTGTCAATCCTACAAATGCCTACTTTGGTAAAAAAGATGCTCAGCAGCTTCATCTTATTGAACTAATGGTAAAGCACTACTTTTTAAATGTCAACATTGTTCCTGTCGATACGGTACGTGACAGTGATGGTTTGGCTCTAAGCAGTCGTAATGTTTATCTCTCAAAAGAGCAGCGTGAGGAAGCGCTGAAAATTCCAAAGTCTCTCTATAAGGCATCTTCATTGGTCTCTCAGGGTGTTTTGGATGTTGAGGAGATAAAAGAAGAGATGCTGCAGATTTTAAAGCCGCTTGAAATAGGATATGTCGCAATTCTCAGTCGTGAGTTTAACGTGCTGCAAAGGGTTGAAATCGGCAATACGGTCATCTTGGTCGAAGCGCTTGTCGGTAAAACAAGATTACTGGACAATGTCTGGCTTTAA
- a CDS encoding plasminogen-binding N-terminal domain-containing protein → MKYTILLILMVSQMFASVIKAPILSVDNEKEQATISVDHIDIGVSGFVVHHITPEHSSILNNATVVDFNKEKKIATIKMTPFNALRNNALPYGKWKPQVGDTVELAFGYSRALLIAPNEEVYHQISKGVRIQWVHPDLFATVLSFSGHPTPLRSDFTSFANAGSVGLLFIYLDKKVYTVDIKSFKILNITDAPLAVKKKQTPFYTRVEKIDANWWGAGSSEMDAYEPHYYELLIEANKKNKAFYEIVKSHKELHDLADEFEIGK, encoded by the coding sequence ATGAAATATACGATTTTACTCATATTGATGGTTTCGCAGATGTTTGCATCTGTTATTAAAGCACCTATTCTTTCTGTTGACAATGAAAAAGAGCAGGCGACAATCTCGGTCGATCATATTGACATCGGAGTCAGCGGTTTTGTCGTGCATCATATTACGCCAGAGCACAGCAGCATCTTAAACAATGCTACTGTTGTGGATTTTAACAAAGAGAAGAAGATAGCAACGATTAAAATGACTCCATTCAATGCACTGCGAAACAATGCACTGCCATATGGAAAATGGAAGCCGCAAGTTGGTGATACAGTGGAACTTGCTTTTGGATACAGTCGTGCACTCTTGATAGCACCTAATGAAGAGGTCTATCATCAGATATCCAAGGGTGTCCGCATTCAATGGGTTCATCCGGATCTTTTTGCAACAGTTCTTTCCTTTTCAGGGCATCCTACACCGCTTCGCTCTGATTTTACTTCGTTTGCAAATGCAGGAAGTGTAGGGCTTCTTTTTATCTATCTTGATAAAAAAGTATACACCGTTGACATTAAAAGTTTTAAGATACTGAATATCACCGATGCTCCGCTTGCAGTAAAGAAAAAACAGACACCTTTTTATACACGAGTAGAGAAGATCGATGCAAATTGGTGGGGAGCTGGAAGCAGCGAGATGGATGCCTATGAACCTCATTATTATGAGTTGTTGATAGAAGCAAACAAAAAGAACAAAGCGTTCTATGAAATCGTGAAAAGTCATAAAGAATTGCATGACTTGGCTGATGAATTTGAGATAGGGAAGTAG
- the fliE gene encoding flagellar hook-basal body complex protein FliE: MSDISKIASPSTAELLKQKDALSQPTSGGEEFAKHLKSAINEVNDMQKTSEQAIADLATGQVKDLHQAALAINKAETSMKLMLEIRNKALNAYKEVSRTQL, encoded by the coding sequence ATGAGTGATATCAGTAAAATAGCCTCACCGTCAACAGCAGAGCTGCTCAAACAAAAAGATGCACTTTCTCAACCGACAAGCGGAGGAGAAGAGTTTGCAAAGCATCTCAAATCTGCCATCAACGAAGTCAATGATATGCAAAAGACAAGTGAGCAGGCCATAGCAGATCTTGCAACCGGACAGGTGAAAGACCTTCATCAGGCAGCTTTAGCGATCAATAAAGCTGAAACCAGTATGAAACTCATGCTTGAAATTCGCAACAAAGCACTCAACGCCTACAAAGAAGTAAGTAGAACTCAACTCTAA
- a CDS encoding NUDIX domain-containing protein: MAKIDSIKELKETHFIKPIEINYTQKGRQKRWEAVLSHDSVAILLYHKEKDAFVLVKQLRVTVLNKNPDNGYMYELCAGIVDKECSLEQIAKEEILEECGYNLPIKNLEKISSFYTSVGISGTHQTLYYAEIDESMKVNEGGGLEEEEIEVITIPLNEAKKFMFDETYQKTTGVSLAFYWFFNTKLNQIL; this comes from the coding sequence ATGGCTAAAATAGACTCCATAAAAGAGCTCAAAGAGACACACTTCATCAAGCCAATAGAGATAAACTACACTCAAAAAGGCAGGCAAAAAAGATGGGAGGCGGTACTGAGCCACGACAGTGTTGCCATACTTCTTTACCATAAAGAGAAAGATGCCTTTGTTCTCGTCAAACAGCTTCGTGTTACTGTACTGAATAAAAATCCGGACAATGGCTATATGTATGAACTCTGTGCCGGCATTGTCGATAAAGAGTGCTCACTAGAGCAGATTGCAAAAGAGGAGATTCTTGAAGAGTGTGGCTATAATCTTCCTATAAAAAATCTCGAAAAGATAAGCTCCTTTTACACTTCTGTGGGTATATCAGGAACCCACCAGACACTCTACTACGCAGAGATAGATGAGAGTATGAAAGTAAATGAGGGCGGCGGGCTTGAAGAAGAGGAGATAGAGGTTATCACTATTCCCCTGAATGAAGCAAAGAAATTTATGTTCGATGAAACATATCAAAAAACGACAGGTGTATCACTCGCATTTTACTGGTTTTTCAACACAAAACTCAACCAAATTCTATAG
- a CDS encoding type II secretion system protein, translated as MQKSKNVPMGYSLHSAFTMIELVFVIVVLGILAAIAIPKFAATRTDAQISKGRADIASIRSAIMTERQTRLIKGDSSWIPKLSQNGTTLFTGSDNNHTLLLYGISSGTTDGHWSSTNADYKHYRYKVDGFNCNFTYDSATGKFTLNAAQPAICDNLVK; from the coding sequence ATGCAAAAATCAAAAAATGTACCCATGGGGTACTCGTTACACAGTGCTTTTACTATGATAGAACTAGTCTTTGTCATCGTAGTTTTAGGAATCTTAGCAGCGATTGCTATTCCAAAATTTGCTGCGACAAGAACGGATGCACAGATTAGTAAAGGTCGTGCCGATATAGCATCTATTCGTTCTGCAATCATGACAGAACGTCAAACAAGGCTTATTAAAGGTGATTCCTCTTGGATACCAAAGCTGAGTCAAAATGGTACAACACTTTTTACAGGAAGTGATAATAATCATACACTTTTACTCTATGGTATATCTTCAGGAACAACAGATGGACACTGGAGTTCTACTAATGCTGATTATAAGCATTATCGCTATAAGGTAGATGGTTTCAATTGTAATTTTACTTATGACAGCGCTACCGGAAAGTTCACACTCAATGCGGCACAACCAGCTATTTGTGATAATTTAGTGAAATAA
- a CDS encoding peptidoglycan DD-metalloendopeptidase family protein has translation MIRFFILFLLATSLFSSTVERHRWSNGETYLQFLERQKLPLRKLYYNLDKDDQRLTEEMRSGVHYQILRDNAGNIEQMLLPLNDELQIHIYKDKKSYKFEAIPIISETKTEAFSSKIISSPMYTILKETGSKKLAQIFVASFKHSLNFKNDIRQGDPLVMIYEQKYRLGRPFSMPTLKVAMIEMRHKRHYIYLNDDDRYYDEKAHEVEGFLLARPVRGARISSYFTKRRWHPILHKWKAHLGVDYAARRGTPVIAAGSGRIIYAARLGTYGNLIKIRHNDGYETRYAHLKSFRRGIHRGKYVKKGQTIAYVGTTGRSTGPHLHFELRKRGRAINPLRVVQVTTKKLRGKEKKAFLRLKKNYDESVELHLNNQTSFKKLPPFENMSYIHLMEKNNG, from the coding sequence ATGATACGATTTTTCATACTTTTTTTATTGGCAACTTCTCTCTTTTCTTCCACTGTTGAGAGACACAGATGGAGTAACGGTGAAACTTATCTTCAGTTTTTAGAAAGGCAGAAACTCCCTCTGCGTAAGCTTTACTACAACCTTGATAAAGATGACCAAAGACTAACCGAAGAGATGCGTTCGGGTGTTCACTACCAGATACTCCGTGACAATGCAGGCAACATAGAACAGATGCTCCTTCCTTTAAATGATGAGCTGCAGATTCATATTTATAAAGATAAAAAAAGTTATAAATTTGAAGCTATTCCCATTATCTCTGAAACAAAAACAGAAGCGTTCAGCTCAAAAATAATCAGCTCACCGATGTATACTATTTTAAAAGAGACAGGCAGTAAAAAACTCGCCCAGATCTTCGTTGCAAGCTTCAAGCATTCACTCAACTTTAAAAATGACATCAGGCAAGGTGATCCTCTTGTCATGATCTATGAACAAAAGTATCGTCTTGGACGCCCTTTTTCCATGCCAACACTCAAAGTTGCCATGATAGAGATGCGTCATAAACGCCACTATATTTACCTCAACGATGATGACAGGTATTATGATGAAAAAGCACACGAGGTTGAAGGCTTTCTTTTAGCCCGTCCGGTACGCGGAGCAAGAATATCTTCTTACTTCACCAAAAGACGCTGGCACCCGATACTGCATAAATGGAAAGCACACCTTGGAGTTGATTATGCTGCACGCCGTGGTACACCAGTCATTGCAGCGGGAAGCGGACGTATAATCTATGCGGCACGACTTGGAACCTATGGAAACCTGATCAAGATCCGTCACAATGACGGTTATGAAACACGGTATGCCCATCTTAAATCCTTTAGACGAGGCATTCATCGTGGAAAATATGTAAAAAAAGGGCAGACCATTGCCTATGTAGGAACAACAGGACGTTCAACCGGTCCACACCTTCACTTTGAACTTCGTAAACGCGGTCGTGCCATCAATCCACTGCGTGTTGTTCAAGTAACAACAAAAAAATTACGAGGCAAAGAGAAAAAAGCTTTTTTACGACTGAAGAAAAATTATGACGAGAGCGTCGAGCTGCATCTCAACAATCAAACATCCTTTAAAAAACTGCCGCCGTTTGAGAATATGTCCTATATCCACCTGATGGAAAAGAACAATGGCTAA